Proteins encoded by one window of Enterococcus faecalis:
- a CDS encoding restriction endonuclease subunit S — protein sequence MKKVPRLRFRGFSEDWEHRKVEELGDTFTGLTGKTKEDFGHGDATFVTYINVFSNPITDLKMTESVEIDAKQNQVEYGDIFFTTSSETPEEVGMSSVWLGNEANVYLNSFCFGYRPVTELAPYYMAFMLRSPNVRKKFIFLAQGISRYNISKNRVMDIEIPVPNIDEQRKVGQFFKDIDDLITLHQRKLDQLKELKKAYLQLMFPKKDETVPRVRFADFEDDWQLCKLGETFSIIMGQSPNSENYTENPDDYILVQGNSDMKNNKVVPRIWTTQVTKKAEKGDLILSVRAPVGEIGKTDYNVVLGRGVAAVKGNDFIFQQLRKMKDSGYWTRYSTGSTFESINSNDIKEALINIPNKDEQQKIGDLFTHLDDAIILNQNKLNQLKSLKKSYLQNMFI from the coding sequence ATGAAAAAAGTCCCTCGGCTCCGGTTTCGTGGGTTTAGTGAAGATTGGGAACATCGTAAGGTTGAAGAATTGGGGGACACATTCACTGGGCTGACCGGAAAAACGAAAGAGGACTTTGGGCACGGTGATGCTACGTTCGTAACTTATATCAATGTTTTTAGTAATCCAATAACTGACTTGAAAATGACTGAGAGTGTTGAAATAGACGCTAAGCAAAACCAGGTGGAGTATGGTGACATATTCTTTACCACATCGTCGGAAACGCCTGAAGAGGTAGGGATGTCGTCTGTATGGCTTGGTAATGAAGCGAATGTGTACTTGAATAGCTTCTGTTTTGGCTATCGTCCAGTTACAGAATTGGCTCCATACTACATGGCCTTCATGCTACGTTCGCCTAACGTTCGTAAAAAATTCATATTTCTTGCACAAGGTATTTCACGATACAACATTTCAAAAAACAGAGTCATGGATATAGAAATACCAGTGCCAAATATTGATGAGCAACGCAAAGTTGGTCAATTTTTCAAAGATATTGATGACCTTATCACTCTTCATCAGCGTAAGTTGGATCAGTTGAAAGAGTTGAAGAAAGCGTATCTACAACTGATGTTTCCAAAGAAAGATGAGACTGTTCCTCGGGTGAGATTTGCTGATTTTGAGGATGATTGGCAACTGTGTAAGTTAGGGGAAACATTTTCAATAATCATGGGACAATCTCCAAACTCCGAAAATTATACAGAAAATCCAGATGACTACATTTTAGTACAAGGAAATTCAGATATGAAAAATAATAAAGTTGTCCCAAGAATTTGGACTACTCAAGTTACAAAAAAAGCAGAAAAAGGTGATTTAATTTTAAGCGTTCGTGCTCCAGTAGGAGAAATTGGGAAAACTGACTATAATGTAGTTTTAGGACGTGGGGTGGCAGCAGTTAAAGGAAATGATTTTATTTTTCAACAACTCAGAAAAATGAAAGATAGTGGTTATTGGACTAGGTATAGTACTGGATCAACATTTGAAAGCATTAATTCAAACGATATTAAAGAAGCTTTAATTAATATCCCAAATAAAGACGAACAACAAAAAATAGGTGATTTATTTACACATTTAGACGATGCCATTATTCTTAATCAAAATAAACTCAACCAACTAAAATCCCTAAAAAAATCCTATCTCCAAAATATGTTCATATAA
- a CDS encoding type I restriction-modification system subunit M, with amino-acid sequence MALSQEQQTKMWAMLNQTRGQIGLTAYKDYIFGILFYKYLSEKATRWLDDVTRGETWENIYAQNPSKALEYMQKNLGYAIQPNDFFDDWKKAIDEDRFNIGMMTDTFGHFNQQIAFEAKGDFEGIFDGMRFDSADLGANAQARASVMISMIELLSSPEFDLSGSDDTVSDIYEYLVAQFATVLASDMGQYYTPKEISNVMARILTSGREEEESFSIYDPTVGSGSLLLTTASYMKNSHKRGMIKYFGQEKDATPYRLSRMNLMMHGVEYNDISINHADTLESDWPDGVVDGKDNPRMFDAVMANPPYSAHWNNKDREDDPRWREYGIAPKTKADYAFLLHCLYHLEDNGRMAIILPHGVLFRGAAEGRIRKALIDKHQIETVIGFPDKLFLNTSIPVCVLILRKNRTASDILFVDASREFEKLKKQNHLRPEDVDKIVDTVVQRKEIEKYSHLATLDEIKENDYNLNIPRYVDTYEEEPPVDLVALNNDIKNTNEEIKKVEAELLAMLDDLVVTEETQALIDATKEVFGG; translated from the coding sequence ATGGCTTTATCACAAGAACAACAAACGAAGATGTGGGCGATGTTGAATCAAACACGTGGACAAATTGGTTTGACAGCATATAAAGATTATATTTTTGGTATTTTATTTTATAAATACCTATCAGAAAAAGCAACACGTTGGCTAGATGATGTCACACGGGGAGAAACTTGGGAAAACATTTATGCACAGAATCCCTCAAAAGCATTAGAATATATGCAAAAAAACTTAGGTTATGCGATTCAACCAAATGATTTTTTTGATGATTGGAAAAAAGCAATCGATGAAGATCGTTTTAATATTGGGATGATGACTGATACATTTGGTCATTTCAATCAGCAAATTGCCTTTGAAGCAAAAGGCGATTTTGAAGGGATTTTTGATGGTATGCGCTTTGATAGTGCCGATTTAGGCGCGAATGCACAAGCTCGTGCTAGTGTCATGATTTCAATGATTGAGCTGCTTTCTTCACCAGAATTTGATTTGTCAGGTAGTGATGATACAGTATCAGATATCTATGAATATTTAGTTGCTCAATTTGCAACAGTCTTGGCTTCTGATATGGGTCAATACTATACACCGAAAGAAATCTCTAACGTAATGGCACGAATTTTAACATCTGGTCGTGAGGAAGAGGAAAGTTTTTCAATTTATGATCCAACGGTTGGTTCGGGGTCGTTGTTGTTAACAACAGCTAGCTATATGAAAAATTCACATAAGCGAGGTATGATTAAATATTTTGGGCAAGAAAAAGATGCCACACCGTATCGCTTATCGAGAATGAACTTAATGATGCATGGTGTAGAGTACAATGATATTAGTATTAATCATGCGGATACACTTGAAAGTGACTGGCCAGATGGCGTAGTAGATGGGAAAGATAATCCAAGAATGTTTGATGCGGTTATGGCAAATCCGCCCTACTCAGCTCATTGGAACAATAAAGATCGTGAAGATGATCCTCGTTGGCGTGAATATGGTATTGCGCCGAAAACCAAAGCGGATTATGCGTTTTTACTCCATTGTTTATACCATTTAGAAGACAATGGCCGAATGGCGATTATTTTACCTCACGGCGTATTATTTAGAGGAGCCGCAGAAGGTCGTATTCGAAAAGCGTTGATTGACAAACACCAAATTGAAACAGTGATTGGATTCCCAGATAAATTATTCTTGAATACATCTATTCCAGTTTGTGTCTTGATTTTAAGAAAAAATCGTACGGCTTCTGATATTTTATTTGTTGATGCAAGTCGAGAATTTGAAAAATTAAAAAAACAAAATCATTTGCGCCCAGAAGATGTCGATAAAATTGTCGATACTGTTGTTCAGCGCAAAGAAATAGAGAAATATTCACATCTCGCAACGTTAGATGAAATCAAAGAAAATGACTATAATTTGAATATCCCTAGATATGTTGACACATACGAAGAAGAGCCACCTGTTGATTTAGTGGCGCTAAACAACGATATTAAAAATACTAACGAGGAAATAAAAAAAGTAGAAGCTGAGTTATTAGCTATGCTTGATGATCTAGTGGTAACGGAAGAAACCCAAGCGCTGATAGATGCTACGAAAGAGGTGTTTGGAGGATGA
- a CDS encoding DEAD/DEAH box helicase family protein has protein sequence MAEAKFEEALIKKLESEGWTYRKDLSNVSIKKLEQHWHDVLNETNAHKLNGTPLSDNEFKMILQELQRIRTPYDAQLLLVGAGGVGSIPLVRDDGSSLEIEIFYSDDVAGGRSRYEVVSQVMFNNLPKGLTSKRIIDLALLINGIPVAHIEEKDEHLQNQWHAFEQLKGYHGDGLYEGLFAFVQVQFILSQHSAHYFARPNAFEHYNKTFVFGWRDERNKDITDAFEFAHQVMGIPALHRLVTVNMIPDASNDNLMVMRSYQIQATRGILQRMKEMESSGLIEKEGGYIWHTTGSGKTVTSFKVAQLLASAPRVRNVLFIVDRVDLIDQTLENFKDFAYMHFKKRIKKVNGRELKRELKHKGASQILLISVQGLTKAVKNGLTNDEWNVIIMDEAHRSASGESVQLIKKAFKKTTWFGFTGTPNFYSDEINDVTTSRDISTHDIFGKRLHTYTIKDAIGDGNVLGFDVTYFKPHWVVENAESDFSEQEYEKEVYQSDVYRRQVVQDILDNWKKTSSGPLIGGIRKENTFQAMLAVSGKQAVVHYYNIFKEKAPHLNVTMTFSTDESNKNGTKEQNEALKKAIKAYTEKFNVPSILSAKDPARAYMIDITKRLARKKPYNQGKEEERLDLVIVSDQLLTGFDSKFINMIYMDKMLKEGMLIQAMSRTNRTLNRDSKPHGKVRFYRQGDAMKEYVENALRIYTRGGNDTLQEAEEEAGNQELKDLENDDILAKPQSHQIQELEGTIARLKELAGDDFSQVPRGTNDIREFVNLAFPAQSKIQQLIQQGYELGTEIDVLDDNNEPTGEMIRLDIANTDEFGALQARLYDTKEKLPESERPDLTEIKIGIEFFDHEIIDYDMLVELLNNFMDEKTEHNREAIDKHITPMDDESRQEINEIVDDIESGEITEHFTTETLQQERKKRRTNLRELKIRRWAADQDVNGNRVVEAFDLFLPGHTLIDNPNLADLVREIEKEENIDFFGAAEFEEALMKFFNSL, from the coding sequence TTGGCAGAAGCAAAATTTGAAGAAGCGTTAATAAAAAAGCTTGAGTCTGAGGGTTGGACTTATCGTAAAGACTTATCGAATGTAAGTATTAAAAAGTTAGAGCAGCATTGGCACGATGTATTAAATGAAACAAATGCACATAAATTAAATGGTACACCGTTATCTGATAATGAATTCAAAATGATTCTCCAAGAATTACAACGTATTCGAACACCTTACGATGCTCAATTATTATTGGTTGGAGCAGGTGGTGTTGGCTCAATTCCGCTTGTTCGGGATGATGGATCAAGTTTAGAAATTGAAATTTTTTATTCAGATGATGTGGCTGGTGGTCGTTCACGTTATGAGGTTGTTAGCCAAGTAATGTTTAATAATTTACCTAAAGGTTTAACATCCAAGAGAATTATTGATTTAGCGTTATTGATTAATGGAATTCCTGTTGCGCATATCGAAGAAAAAGATGAACATTTACAAAATCAATGGCATGCATTTGAACAATTGAAAGGCTATCATGGCGATGGATTATATGAGGGCTTATTTGCTTTTGTACAAGTCCAATTTATTTTAAGTCAACACTCAGCGCATTATTTTGCACGACCTAATGCCTTTGAACATTATAATAAAACATTTGTTTTTGGCTGGCGTGATGAAAGAAATAAAGATATTACAGATGCTTTTGAATTTGCTCACCAAGTCATGGGGATTCCTGCATTACATCGGTTAGTCACTGTCAATATGATTCCAGATGCATCAAATGATAATTTGATGGTTATGCGTAGCTATCAAATTCAAGCAACACGAGGCATTTTACAACGTATGAAAGAAATGGAATCCAGTGGCCTAATTGAAAAAGAAGGCGGTTATATTTGGCATACGACGGGTTCAGGTAAAACGGTGACCTCTTTTAAAGTTGCTCAATTATTAGCTTCTGCGCCAAGAGTTCGCAACGTTTTGTTTATTGTTGATCGTGTCGATTTAATTGACCAGACATTAGAAAACTTTAAAGACTTTGCGTATATGCACTTTAAAAAACGAATCAAAAAAGTTAATGGCCGTGAACTTAAACGAGAACTAAAACATAAAGGTGCTTCACAAATTTTACTAATTTCTGTTCAAGGTTTAACAAAAGCGGTGAAAAATGGTCTAACAAATGATGAGTGGAATGTCATTATCATGGATGAAGCGCATCGAAGTGCCAGCGGTGAATCTGTTCAGTTAATAAAAAAAGCATTTAAGAAAACAACATGGTTTGGCTTTACTGGAACGCCCAATTTTTATAGTGATGAAATTAACGATGTGACAACATCAAGAGACATTTCAACACATGATATTTTTGGGAAACGATTGCATACCTATACCATTAAAGATGCAATTGGTGATGGCAATGTTCTAGGCTTTGACGTCACTTATTTCAAGCCTCATTGGGTCGTTGAAAATGCAGAAAGTGATTTTTCTGAACAAGAATATGAAAAAGAAGTCTATCAAAGTGATGTTTACCGTCGTCAAGTCGTTCAAGACATTTTGGACAATTGGAAAAAAACCTCTAGCGGACCGTTAATAGGTGGGATCCGAAAAGAAAATACTTTTCAAGCAATGTTAGCAGTCTCTGGTAAACAAGCAGTAGTACATTACTACAATATTTTTAAAGAAAAAGCACCGCACTTAAATGTAACCATGACTTTTTCAACGGATGAATCAAATAAAAATGGTACAAAAGAGCAAAATGAAGCTTTAAAAAAAGCAATTAAGGCTTACACAGAAAAATTCAATGTACCAAGTATTCTTTCTGCGAAAGACCCAGCACGTGCGTATATGATTGATATTACTAAACGACTAGCTCGTAAGAAACCATACAATCAAGGAAAAGAAGAAGAGCGTTTAGATTTAGTGATTGTTTCAGATCAACTGCTCACAGGTTTTGATTCAAAATTTATTAACATGATTTATATGGATAAAATGCTTAAAGAAGGTATGCTGATTCAAGCGATGTCGCGCACCAATCGGACGCTGAACCGTGACAGTAAACCACATGGAAAAGTTCGCTTCTATCGCCAAGGCGATGCAATGAAAGAATATGTAGAAAATGCATTGCGTATCTATACACGAGGCGGAAACGATACATTACAAGAAGCGGAAGAAGAAGCTGGAAATCAAGAACTTAAAGATTTAGAAAATGATGATATTTTAGCTAAACCACAAAGTCATCAAATCCAAGAATTAGAAGGAACAATTGCTCGTTTAAAAGAACTAGCAGGGGATGATTTTAGCCAAGTGCCTCGTGGAACTAATGATATCAGAGAATTTGTCAACTTGGCTTTTCCAGCGCAGAGTAAGATTCAACAATTGATTCAGCAAGGATATGAGTTAGGAACCGAGATTGATGTTTTAGATGATAACAATGAACCAACTGGTGAAATGATTCGCTTAGATATTGCCAATACTGACGAATTTGGCGCGTTACAAGCGAGATTATATGATACTAAAGAAAAACTACCTGAATCAGAACGACCCGATTTAACTGAAATTAAAATAGGAATTGAATTTTTTGACCATGAAATTATTGACTATGATATGTTAGTTGAATTGTTAAATAACTTTATGGATGAAAAAACAGAGCATAATCGAGAAGCGATTGATAAACATATTACTCCAATGGATGATGAAAGTCGTCAAGAAATTAATGAAATTGTCGATGATATTGAATCTGGTGAAATTACGGAACACTTCACTACTGAAACGCTTCAACAAGAGCGTAAGAAAAGACGGACAAATCTTCGAGAATTGAAAATTCGGCGATGGGCGGCTGACCAAGATGTAAATGGAAATCGAGTAGTTGAGGCATTTGATTTATTTTTACCTGGTCACACACTCATTGATAATCCTAATTTGGCAGATTTAGTTCGTGAAATCGAAAAAGAAGAAAATATTGACTTTTTTGGTGCCGCCGAGTTTGAAGAAGCCCTAATGAAATTTTTCAATTCATTATAA
- a CDS encoding EcsC family protein produces the protein MEEEVLALKVVNESLKLPGVKVNRNAFLTKMFQDKVDNVQELFDDGPEKVLSKKELDRAAQKCINQAVMQSSAISFATGIPGGLAMAATIPADIAQFYGYSLKLAQEISYIYGYHDLWNNQDELTEEAKNTLILYLGIMLGVTSAGSVVRILSKRLSIQAVKKIPQKALMKTFYYPILKKILAVFGTKLTKATFAKGVSKAIPVLGGVVSGGINYASMKPMAMRLKDELSKNIGYTQEDAEKDLEILEADFEVISEQPETETTKHADDIFSKLERAHALFEKKILTEAEYIKLKETIIQEG, from the coding sequence TTGGAAGAAGAAGTATTAGCGTTGAAAGTAGTGAATGAGTCGTTAAAATTACCTGGTGTCAAAGTGAATCGAAATGCTTTTTTGACAAAAATGTTTCAAGATAAAGTGGACAATGTACAAGAATTATTTGATGACGGACCAGAAAAAGTCTTATCAAAAAAAGAACTAGACCGAGCTGCCCAAAAATGTATTAACCAAGCAGTTATGCAGTCGAGCGCAATTTCATTTGCGACAGGAATTCCAGGTGGTCTGGCTATGGCAGCTACCATTCCCGCAGATATTGCGCAATTCTATGGCTATTCTTTGAAATTAGCGCAAGAAATTTCTTATATTTATGGCTACCATGATTTATGGAACAATCAAGATGAATTGACAGAAGAAGCCAAAAATACACTGATTTTATACTTGGGAATCATGTTAGGGGTAACGTCAGCTGGTTCGGTCGTTCGGATTTTGTCTAAACGTTTATCTATCCAAGCTGTAAAGAAAATCCCGCAGAAGGCGCTAATGAAAACTTTCTATTATCCAATATTGAAAAAAATATTAGCTGTTTTTGGGACGAAATTAACAAAAGCAACTTTTGCGAAAGGTGTTTCTAAAGCAATTCCCGTTTTAGGCGGCGTTGTTTCCGGCGGCATTAATTATGCCTCTATGAAACCAATGGCTATGAGGTTAAAGGATGAATTAAGTAAAAACATAGGCTATACTCAAGAAGATGCAGAAAAAGATCTAGAAATTTTAGAAGCCGATTTTGAAGTTATTTCAGAACAACCTGAAACAGAAACAACTAAACATGCGGACGATATTTTTAGTAAACTAGAGCGAGCACATGCCTTATTTGAGAAAAAGATTTTGACAGAAGCCGAATATATAAAGCTAAAAGAAACGATTATACAAGAAGGATAA